A stretch of the Photobacterium sp. CCB-ST2H9 genome encodes the following:
- the coxB gene encoding cytochrome c oxidase subunit II: MMRQLFYGLLGGFVLPVMAETKSMPLNMTQGVTGVSQQVYSLHMTIFYICVAIGLVVFGVMFWAIIHHRKSRGAVAASFHESTRVELLWTLIPFVILILMAIPATKTLLAMEDTTQPDLTIQITGSQWKWHYRYFDEDVAFYSNLATSDAEINNERQKRGNYLLEVDHPLVVPVGQKIRFLMTSQDVIHSWWVPAFAVKKDANPGFINEAWTKIDEPGIYRGQCAELCGKSHGFMPIVVIAKPQAEYEEWLQTTKVAQREAREEEQRLLDMEMPMDELMAMGEKVYNTRCAVCHQVNGQGLPGAFPALAGSAIATDPAKKLEHISVVVHGRNGTAMQAFGPQLSLKELAAVITYERNAWGNNTGDTVQAAEVQAVLKGEAL; encoded by the coding sequence ATGATGCGGCAATTGTTTTATGGATTACTGGGCGGATTCGTTTTGCCAGTGATGGCAGAAACCAAATCGATGCCGTTGAATATGACTCAGGGGGTAACCGGGGTCAGTCAGCAGGTGTATTCGCTGCACATGACGATTTTTTACATCTGTGTGGCAATTGGACTGGTGGTCTTCGGCGTGATGTTCTGGGCCATTATTCATCATCGTAAATCACGTGGTGCCGTGGCCGCGTCCTTCCATGAAAGCACCCGGGTCGAGTTGCTCTGGACCCTGATCCCCTTTGTGATTCTGATTTTGATGGCGATTCCGGCGACCAAGACCCTGCTGGCGATGGAAGACACCACTCAGCCCGATCTCACTATTCAGATTACCGGTTCTCAGTGGAAGTGGCATTACCGCTATTTCGACGAAGATGTCGCATTTTATTCCAACTTAGCAACTTCAGACGCAGAGATTAACAACGAGCGTCAAAAACGCGGGAATTATCTGCTGGAAGTGGATCACCCGCTGGTTGTTCCGGTTGGTCAGAAAATTCGTTTCCTGATGACCTCGCAGGATGTGATTCATTCCTGGTGGGTGCCGGCATTCGCCGTGAAGAAAGATGCGAATCCGGGCTTTATCAACGAAGCCTGGACCAAAATTGATGAACCCGGGATTTACCGCGGTCAGTGTGCGGAATTGTGCGGTAAGAGCCATGGCTTTATGCCGATTGTAGTCATTGCCAAGCCACAGGCTGAATATGAAGAGTGGCTGCAAACGACCAAGGTGGCTCAGCGGGAAGCGCGTGAGGAAGAGCAGCGACTGCTGGATATGGAAATGCCGATGGATGAGCTGATGGCCATGGGCGAGAAGGTCTACAACACCCGTTGTGCGGTCTGCCATCAGGTCAACGGTCAGGGTTTACCCGGCGCCTTTCCGGCGCTGGCCGGTAGTGCGATTGCGACGGATCCGGCTAAAAAGCTCGAACATATCAGCGTTGTGGTCCACGGGCGAAACGGGACAGCCATGCAGGCATTCGGGCCTCAGCTCAGCCTGAAAGAGCTGGCCGCTGTAATTACATATGAGCGGAATGCCTGGGGAAATAATACCGGTGACACCGTGCAGGCAGCAGAAGTTCAGGCTGTCCTGAAAGGCGAAGCGCTTTAG
- a CDS encoding SURF1 family protein, whose protein sequence is MRRTGFVLFTLVVFFGLVKLGMWQLSRGQEKEILSAALKLRGEQTYFSVASLPEDPLWYRVKFSGEFDHSKAILLDNQLDQGKPGYHLFYPFRTENGAWLLVNLGWIAAPQYREQLPVLPEHHGLVQLSGTIAPPSQLPELSSAGDENGWPRRVQNIRPEVLAIATGLPLPDWVVQIAPDDPLALKQNWQPVVMGAQKHYAYAVQWFLMAVAIAGLAWWWLKRHPAREKGNPE, encoded by the coding sequence ATGAGACGGACAGGATTTGTTCTATTTACTTTGGTGGTCTTCTTCGGGCTGGTCAAGCTGGGAATGTGGCAGCTCTCACGCGGTCAGGAAAAAGAAATTCTGTCGGCAGCACTCAAGCTCAGGGGAGAGCAGACCTACTTCAGTGTTGCCAGTTTACCGGAGGATCCGCTGTGGTACCGGGTGAAATTCAGCGGCGAGTTTGACCACAGCAAAGCGATATTGCTGGATAACCAGCTGGATCAGGGGAAGCCGGGCTACCACCTGTTTTATCCGTTCCGGACCGAAAATGGTGCCTGGCTGCTGGTAAATCTGGGGTGGATTGCCGCTCCGCAGTACCGAGAGCAGTTGCCGGTTTTACCGGAACACCACGGACTGGTGCAACTGTCTGGCACCATTGCGCCGCCGTCACAGTTACCGGAGCTGAGCTCTGCCGGGGATGAAAACGGCTGGCCCCGAAGGGTCCAGAATATCAGGCCAGAGGTGCTGGCGATCGCAACCGGACTGCCATTGCCGGATTGGGTGGTGCAGATTGCCCCTGATGATCCGCTGGCGCTGAAGCAAAATTGGCAGCCTGTGGTGATGGGGGCGCAGAAACATTATGCCTACGCGGTTCAGTGGTTTCTGATGGCGGTGGCCATCGCCGGACTGGCCTGGTGGTGGCTGAAGCGGCATCCAGCCAGAGAGAAGGGGAATCCGGAATGA
- a CDS encoding class I SAM-dependent methyltransferase produces MTKSARYHIPAALLQPLWLRSRESLVDNGLIYDPLAAAACQQCHLAPDCLTGNVDRHQLLHATLTLLVDQRVHHFLRRFPNGHVINVGAGLDTRFYRLDNGRCRWLELDCDENLLWRQRLFHRSERYRMRSGSVTDLSWLSQLPTSFSSPVMLVCDQALLQATETEVARFVQRMGCHFNQLELCLVLAGDRCDSTLGQSLGTQTYAHGFDDPTAQLLQWLPWAEVISSHSPLDVSCPRWRPWHRWLSLLSAFRHRLTPVVTHLRF; encoded by the coding sequence ATGACGAAATCTGCCCGCTACCATATCCCGGCTGCATTATTACAGCCGCTCTGGCTGCGCAGCCGTGAGAGTCTGGTTGACAATGGGTTGATCTATGACCCCCTCGCTGCTGCGGCCTGCCAGCAATGTCATCTGGCACCGGATTGCCTGACCGGCAATGTCGACCGGCATCAGTTGCTGCATGCAACGCTAACCCTGCTGGTGGATCAGCGTGTGCATCATTTTCTCCGTCGCTTTCCGAACGGCCACGTGATTAATGTCGGGGCCGGGCTGGATACCCGTTTTTATCGTCTGGACAACGGCCGCTGCCGCTGGCTGGAACTGGACTGTGATGAAAATCTGCTGTGGCGCCAGCGCCTGTTCCACCGGAGCGAGCGGTACCGGATGCGTTCAGGTTCGGTGACGGATCTCAGCTGGTTATCTCAGCTGCCGACGTCGTTTTCGTCCCCGGTCATGCTGGTGTGTGATCAGGCGCTGTTACAGGCGACAGAGACCGAGGTTGCCCGCTTTGTGCAGCGCATGGGCTGCCATTTCAATCAGCTGGAGCTTTGTCTGGTCCTGGCTGGAGACCGGTGTGACAGCACGCTGGGTCAGAGTCTGGGAACTCAGACGTATGCGCATGGCTTTGATGATCCGACAGCTCAGTTGCTGCAATGGCTGCCCTGGGCAGAAGTTATTTCCAGCCATTCTCCGCTGGATGTGTCCTGTCCACGCTGGCGTCCATGGCACCGCTGGTTGTCTCTCCTGTCGGCATTTCGTCACCGCCTGACTCCTGTGGTGACCCACCTGCGTTTTTGA
- the ctaD gene encoding cytochrome c oxidase subunit I, giving the protein MTDMLREQAVDETTHTEHDAHHHSGIKRWLFTTNHKDIGTLYLLFSFAMFLTGGAMAMVIRAELFQPGLQLVEPNFFNQMTTVHGLIMVFGAVMPAFTGLANWMVPMMIGAPDMALPRMNNWSFWILPFAFTMLLASLFMEGGGPNFGWTFYAPLSTTFSPQSTGLFVFAIHIMGISSIMGAINVIVTIVNLRAPGMTYMKMPLFAWTWLITAFLLIAVMPVLAGAVTMVLTDKFFGTSFFDAAGGGDPVMFQHIFWFFGHPEVYIMILPSFGIISAIVPTFSRKKLFGYSSMVYATASIAGLSFLVWAHHMFTTGMPVAAELFFMYCTMLISVPTGVKVFNWVATMWRGSLTFEVPMLFAIAFIILFTIGGFSGLMLAITPADFQYHDTYFVVAHFHYVLVSGAIFSIMAAAYYWLPKWTGHMFDERLAKWHFWCSVISVNILFFPMHFLGLAGMPRRIPDYALQFADVNAIVSIGGFMFGLSQLIFLAVLIKCIRGGEPAGAKPWDGAEGLEWTVPSPAPHHTFSTPPKVD; this is encoded by the coding sequence ATGACTGACATGTTGCGTGAGCAGGCGGTGGACGAGACCACCCATACTGAACATGACGCGCATCACCACAGCGGGATTAAGCGCTGGCTGTTTACCACCAACCATAAAGACATCGGTACTTTGTATCTGCTGTTCAGTTTTGCGATGTTCCTGACCGGCGGTGCGATGGCGATGGTGATCCGGGCGGAATTGTTCCAGCCGGGACTGCAGCTGGTGGAACCGAACTTTTTTAACCAGATGACGACTGTTCATGGCCTGATCATGGTGTTTGGTGCCGTGATGCCTGCATTTACCGGATTGGCGAACTGGATGGTGCCGATGATGATCGGGGCGCCGGATATGGCCTTACCGCGCATGAACAACTGGAGTTTCTGGATCCTGCCTTTTGCTTTTACCATGTTGCTGGCCTCACTGTTTATGGAAGGGGGTGGTCCGAATTTCGGCTGGACTTTCTATGCACCGCTGTCGACCACTTTCAGTCCGCAAAGTACCGGTTTGTTTGTGTTCGCCATCCATATCATGGGGATCAGCTCGATCATGGGGGCGATTAACGTCATCGTCACTATCGTCAACCTGCGTGCACCGGGCATGACTTACATGAAGATGCCCCTGTTTGCCTGGACCTGGCTGATTACGGCATTCCTGCTGATTGCGGTCATGCCGGTGCTGGCGGGGGCGGTGACCATGGTGCTGACCGATAAATTCTTCGGGACCAGTTTCTTTGATGCGGCTGGGGGCGGTGATCCCGTGATGTTCCAGCATATCTTCTGGTTCTTTGGTCATCCCGAAGTCTATATCATGATTTTGCCGAGTTTCGGTATCATTTCGGCGATAGTTCCGACCTTTTCCCGTAAAAAGCTCTTCGGCTACAGTTCCATGGTGTACGCGACGGCGTCTATTGCGGGTCTGAGCTTCTTAGTCTGGGCGCACCACATGTTTACCACCGGGATGCCGGTGGCCGCTGAACTGTTCTTCATGTACTGCACCATGCTGATTTCGGTGCCGACTGGGGTGAAAGTCTTTAACTGGGTTGCCACCATGTGGCGTGGTTCACTGACCTTTGAAGTCCCCATGCTGTTTGCGATTGCGTTCATCATTCTGTTCACCATCGGTGGATTCTCGGGGCTGATGCTGGCGATTACGCCGGCGGATTTCCAGTATCACGATACCTATTTTGTGGTGGCGCATTTTCACTATGTGCTGGTGTCCGGAGCGATCTTCTCCATCATGGCCGCGGCTTATTACTGGTTACCGAAATGGACCGGGCACATGTTTGATGAGCGTCTGGCGAAGTGGCATTTCTGGTGCTCGGTGATTTCCGTGAACATCCTGTTCTTCCCGATGCACTTTTTGGGACTGGCGGGGATGCCGCGGCGGATCCCGGATTATGCGCTGCAGTTTGCTGATGTAAATGCCATTGTCAGTATCGGAGGCTTCATGTTTGGCCTGTCGCAACTGATTTTCCTGGCGGTACTCATTAAATGCATTCGCGGTGGCGAACCTGCGGGCGCGAAGCCCTGGGATGGCGCTGAAGGTTTGGAGTGGACGGTTCCGTCACCGGCGCCTCATCACACATTTTCTACCCCACCGAAAGTGGACTAA
- the lexA gene encoding transcriptional repressor LexA, whose product MKPLTPRQQEVFDLIKAKIEETGMPPTRAEIARELGFRSANAAEEHLKALARKQVIEIVPGASRGIRLLVNDDAAEEHGLPLIGRVAAGEPILAQEHVETHYDVDPSMFKPQADFLLRVNGMSMKDIGILDGDLLAVHKTQDVRNGQVVVARVDDDVTVKRLEKKGAQVLLHAENEAFEPIVVDLTQQQLTIEGIAVGVIRNGDWS is encoded by the coding sequence ATGAAGCCGCTAACGCCACGCCAACAAGAAGTCTTTGATCTCATCAAAGCAAAAATTGAAGAAACCGGGATGCCGCCGACGCGTGCGGAGATTGCCCGTGAACTTGGATTCCGTTCTGCCAATGCGGCAGAAGAGCATTTAAAAGCACTGGCCCGGAAACAGGTGATTGAAATTGTACCGGGTGCCTCCCGCGGGATCCGCCTGCTGGTAAACGACGATGCTGCTGAAGAGCACGGTTTGCCTTTGATTGGACGGGTTGCAGCCGGAGAGCCGATTCTGGCTCAGGAGCATGTGGAAACTCACTATGATGTCGATCCGTCAATGTTCAAGCCACAGGCAGATTTTCTGCTGAGAGTGAACGGCATGAGCATGAAAGATATCGGGATTCTGGATGGTGACCTGCTTGCGGTTCATAAAACCCAGGATGTCCGCAACGGACAGGTTGTTGTTGCCCGGGTGGATGATGATGTCACCGTGAAGCGTCTGGAGAAAAAAGGCGCTCAGGTTCTGCTGCATGCTGAAAATGAAGCATTCGAACCGATTGTGGTTGATCTGACTCAACAGCAGCTGACAATTGAAGGAATTGCGGTTGGTGTGATCCGCAATGGTGACTGGAGCTAA
- a CDS encoding DUF2909 family protein has protein sequence MLLKALIVCLLIFILLNLFRALPVMLKGKQGKPMSHYLGRRVLFSVLLFALLLLAVATGLIEPNPRPY, from the coding sequence ATGCTGCTGAAAGCCCTGATTGTCTGCCTGCTGATTTTTATCCTGTTGAACCTGTTCCGGGCACTGCCTGTGATGCTCAAAGGCAAACAGGGCAAACCGATGTCTCACTACCTGGGTCGCCGGGTACTGTTTTCTGTCCTGCTCTTTGCCCTCTTGTTACTGGCGGTGGCAACCGGTCTCATCGAACCGAACCCTCGCCCTTACTGA
- a CDS encoding cytochrome oxidase, with the protein MKKHLSLLLLLLAFVLPVIAAKLVLENHWYQGGVTNRGQLLEQPVVSDWLAKPGKWQLIYLLPDMCDTRCQGALFNLRQVPLAMGAELERISSLVLVSAERSAALPDASSLVSGGGVVLAAPGPVLRQFQKLEQKSIGAIYIADPQGNVMMAYPLVEGKTQVLAQGKDILRDLKRLLKVSKIG; encoded by the coding sequence ATGAAAAAACACCTCAGCCTGTTATTGCTGCTACTTGCCTTCGTTCTGCCGGTGATCGCCGCCAAGCTGGTTTTGGAAAACCATTGGTATCAGGGCGGGGTGACAAACCGGGGGCAGTTACTGGAGCAGCCCGTGGTGTCTGACTGGCTGGCGAAACCGGGCAAATGGCAACTGATTTACCTGTTGCCGGACATGTGTGATACCCGGTGCCAGGGCGCTCTGTTTAACCTGCGTCAGGTGCCGCTGGCGATGGGGGCAGAGCTGGAGCGAATTTCCAGTCTGGTTCTGGTGTCTGCAGAACGCAGCGCGGCGCTGCCGGATGCCAGCAGTCTGGTGAGCGGAGGTGGGGTGGTTCTGGCTGCACCGGGGCCGGTTCTCCGCCAGTTTCAGAAGCTGGAACAGAAGAGTATCGGGGCGATTTACATCGCTGATCCTCAGGGGAATGTGATGATGGCTTACCCGCTGGTTGAGGGCAAAACGCAGGTACTGGCTCAGGGCAAGGACATACTTCGTGATCTCAAACGTTTACTCAAAGTTTCCAAGATAGGCTGA
- a CDS encoding cytochrome c oxidase assembly protein: MADSEKGKKKSLLLLIVLSLGMFGFAFALVPLYNVFCEVTGINGKTSDQAAVASELVDEKRSITVEFIAYVNPGMAWRFEPEVRRMVVHPGETHKVLFSAVNLTQKDTVGQAVPSVSPGQGALYFNKIECFCFNRQPLAAGASAELPLLFYIDPELPEDINTLTLAYTLFNAQPDAAAQTQ; encoded by the coding sequence ATGGCTGACTCAGAAAAGGGCAAGAAGAAGTCGTTGCTGCTCCTGATTGTGCTGTCACTGGGGATGTTCGGCTTCGCGTTCGCTTTGGTACCGCTGTACAACGTATTTTGCGAGGTGACCGGGATTAACGGCAAAACCTCGGATCAGGCTGCTGTGGCCAGTGAACTGGTCGATGAAAAACGCAGTATCACCGTGGAGTTTATTGCCTATGTGAATCCGGGAATGGCCTGGCGTTTTGAGCCTGAAGTCCGGCGCATGGTGGTTCATCCCGGTGAAACGCACAAGGTTCTGTTTTCGGCAGTGAACCTGACTCAGAAGGACACCGTGGGGCAGGCTGTGCCTTCGGTTTCTCCGGGCCAGGGCGCGCTGTACTTCAATAAAATCGAATGTTTTTGCTTTAACCGTCAGCCACTGGCGGCCGGAGCGTCGGCAGAACTGCCTTTGCTGTTCTACATCGACCCCGAGCTGCCGGAAGATATCAATACCCTGACACTGGCTTACACCTTGTTCAACGCCCAGCCTGACGCTGCGGCACAGACACAATGA
- the plsB gene encoding glycerol-3-phosphate 1-O-acyltransferase PlsB — translation MSSWQKITQSLLNLPLSLLVKTRTIPSDPVAELTLDLNRPIIYTLPFSSQTDLLTLSAAARANGLPDPLQPMVIHGREFPRFVFVADSPSIFGSNGQIPAASLALFTDLLTAHKTDGELDVQLLPASVLWGRKPGTEGEGKPILKALNGPEKCFAVLAQGRDCLVRLSPTVSLRFMADKYGADDTIAIKLARVAKIHFSRQKLAAAGPRLPQRQALFNRLLASKAIEKVVQEEAASRDVPLEKVRKEAIDMMEEIAADFSYSLVRHGDRFLSWLWNRIYQGINVTNAQRVRQLAQDGHEIVYVPCHRSHMDYLLLSYVLYQEGMVPPHIAAGINLNFFPAGPIFRRGGAFFIRRSFKGNRLYSTVFREYLGELFAKGYSVEYFSEGGRSRTGRLLAPKTGMLSMTIQAMLRGLNRPVTLVPVYIGYEHVMEVATYAKELRGKRKEKENLGQVLRTLRKLRNFGQGYVNFGEPIPLNQYLNEQVPEWRQDVDPIEPQRPQWLNPVVNRLADKMMTHINDAAATNGLTLCALALLASRQRALSREELEQQIDCYLQLLRNTPYSPDCTLPSEEAAALVEHAISMDKFLVERDTLGDIVSLDRKQSLLMTYYRNNIIHLFALPSLIAHIVVYHQRLSRAEMHRQISLLYPFLKAELYLRFDETDLPDAIDILIDELVRQRLILSDGDELSLNSTRIAPLQLLGNTISETLQRYAITLTLLRSEPQLMKSDLEQQSQMMAQRLSRLHGINAPEFFDKGVFSSLVKTLRQQGYLNEENHAVSRPVAELADLLADLVSPSVKLTIQAVMNREEKKEPAPETTDA, via the coding sequence ATGTCAAGTTGGCAGAAAATCACGCAAAGTTTACTGAATTTGCCGCTTTCTTTACTGGTGAAGACCCGCACTATTCCATCCGATCCCGTGGCAGAACTCACACTGGATCTGAACCGTCCCATTATCTATACCCTGCCATTCAGCTCGCAAACCGATTTGCTGACGCTGAGTGCTGCCGCCCGGGCCAACGGACTTCCGGATCCGCTGCAGCCCATGGTGATTCACGGCCGTGAATTTCCCCGTTTTGTGTTTGTGGCAGACAGCCCGAGCATTTTCGGCAGCAATGGTCAGATCCCGGCGGCATCGCTGGCCCTGTTCACGGATTTACTGACCGCCCATAAAACGGATGGTGAACTTGACGTCCAGCTGCTGCCTGCATCTGTACTCTGGGGCCGTAAACCGGGCACAGAAGGCGAAGGCAAACCAATTCTCAAAGCTCTGAATGGCCCGGAAAAATGTTTTGCCGTTCTGGCGCAGGGCCGTGATTGTCTGGTCCGCTTAAGCCCGACGGTCTCGCTGCGTTTCATGGCAGATAAATACGGCGCCGATGACACCATCGCCATTAAGCTGGCACGGGTGGCCAAGATTCATTTCTCCCGTCAGAAATTAGCTGCAGCCGGCCCTCGCCTGCCCCAGCGTCAGGCACTGTTTAACCGCCTGCTGGCTTCTAAAGCCATTGAAAAGGTTGTCCAGGAAGAAGCCGCCAGCCGTGACGTTCCACTGGAAAAAGTCCGCAAAGAAGCCATCGACATGATGGAAGAAATTGCCGCAGATTTCTCCTACAGCCTGGTCCGCCATGGTGATCGCTTCCTGAGCTGGCTCTGGAACCGCATCTATCAGGGCATTAATGTCACCAACGCACAGCGTGTCCGCCAACTGGCTCAGGATGGTCACGAAATCGTCTACGTGCCCTGTCACCGCAGCCACATGGACTACCTGCTGCTTTCATACGTCCTGTATCAGGAAGGTATGGTTCCGCCGCACATTGCAGCCGGCATCAACCTGAACTTCTTCCCGGCCGGGCCGATTTTCCGCCGCGGCGGCGCGTTCTTCATTCGCCGCAGCTTTAAAGGCAACCGCCTCTATTCTACAGTGTTCCGTGAGTATCTCGGTGAGCTCTTTGCCAAAGGCTACTCAGTCGAATACTTCAGTGAAGGCGGCCGCTCCCGCACCGGCCGTCTGCTGGCACCGAAAACCGGTATGTTGTCGATGACCATTCAGGCGATGCTGCGTGGCCTGAACCGCCCGGTGACTCTGGTTCCGGTCTATATCGGCTACGAACATGTGATGGAAGTAGCCACCTACGCCAAAGAGCTGCGCGGAAAACGTAAAGAAAAGGAAAACCTGGGCCAGGTCCTGCGTACCCTGCGCAAACTGCGTAACTTCGGCCAGGGCTATGTCAACTTCGGTGAGCCGATTCCGCTGAACCAGTATCTGAATGAACAGGTGCCGGAATGGCGTCAGGATGTCGACCCGATCGAACCACAACGACCGCAATGGCTGAACCCTGTGGTCAACCGTCTGGCGGACAAGATGATGACCCATATCAACGATGCTGCCGCCACCAACGGCCTGACCCTCTGCGCCCTGGCGCTGCTGGCTTCACGTCAGCGCGCGCTGAGCCGGGAAGAGCTGGAACAGCAGATCGACTGCTACCTGCAGTTGCTCCGCAATACACCATATTCACCGGACTGTACGCTGCCTTCCGAGGAGGCGGCGGCGCTGGTTGAACATGCCATCAGCATGGATAAGTTCCTGGTAGAACGCGACACTCTGGGCGACATCGTCTCGCTGGATCGCAAACAATCACTGCTGATGACTTATTACCGCAACAACATCATCCATCTGTTTGCACTGCCTTCACTGATTGCACACATTGTGGTGTACCACCAGCGCCTGAGCCGGGCAGAAATGCACCGTCAGATCAGCCTGCTGTATCCATTCCTCAAAGCAGAGCTGTACCTGCGTTTTGACGAAACGGACTTACCGGATGCGATTGATATTCTGATCGATGAACTGGTCCGCCAGCGACTGATCCTGAGCGACGGTGATGAGCTGTCACTCAACAGTACCCGCATCGCGCCGCTGCAATTGCTGGGCAACACCATCAGTGAAACCCTGCAACGCTATGCGATTACGCTGACCCTGCTGCGCAGTGAGCCACAACTGATGAAAAGCGATCTGGAACAGCAAAGCCAGATGATGGCCCAGCGTCTGAGCCGTCTGCACGGGATCAATGCTCCGGAGTTCTTCGACAAAGGGGTGTTCTCTTCACTGGTGAAAACCCTGCGCCAGCAAGGCTATCTCAACGAAGAGAACCATGCTGTGTCCCGTCCGGTGGCTGAGCTGGCCGATCTGCTGGCTGATCTGGTCTCACCGTCAGTCAAACTGACCATTCAGGCAGTGATGAACCGGGAAGAGAAAAAAGAACCCGCGCCGGAAACAACTGACGCATAA
- a CDS encoding heme A synthase — MFPMVSSQSRQPDRLLTWLVGLTFLLAVTVIALGAYTRLTEAGLGCPDWPGCYGFLSVPQTDAQHALAQQAFPDHPVEVHKARNEMLHRYVAGSLGLLILAINMLAWRRSDRPRRLPLVLLGIVFGQAMLGMWTVTMALKPVVVMGHLLGGFTTASLLLVLWLRLVNANRTASRARATGAPIPFGVRRLAVAALVVVALQIALGGWTAANYAAVVCTQLPVCEVDWVSKFDITAFEPWQPGFQTYQYGVLNFDQRVSIHAAHRIGAMITTLVVLLLGWRLWRIGWRRHAMAVMLLLAVQAGLGVTNVLASLPLPVAVAHNLGGLCLLLGMLTICLALYRARPVVSEESAAILSQSTMNHDRLAGQRSGQGTLNAMTPKSG, encoded by the coding sequence ATGTTTCCGATGGTTTCTTCTCAATCCCGCCAACCGGACCGGCTGTTGACCTGGCTGGTTGGTCTGACTTTTCTGCTGGCTGTGACCGTGATTGCGCTGGGCGCCTATACCCGGCTGACGGAAGCCGGGCTGGGGTGTCCGGACTGGCCCGGCTGTTATGGTTTTCTGAGTGTGCCGCAAACGGATGCCCAGCACGCACTGGCTCAGCAGGCGTTTCCTGATCACCCGGTGGAAGTTCATAAAGCACGGAATGAAATGCTGCACCGCTATGTGGCGGGCTCTTTGGGACTGCTGATTCTGGCGATCAATATGCTGGCCTGGCGTCGAAGTGACCGGCCGCGTCGGTTACCGCTGGTTTTACTGGGAATCGTGTTCGGTCAGGCCATGCTGGGGATGTGGACCGTGACCATGGCCCTCAAGCCTGTGGTGGTCATGGGTCATTTGTTGGGTGGGTTTACGACGGCCAGCCTGTTGCTGGTGCTCTGGCTGCGGCTGGTTAATGCTAATCGGACAGCCAGCCGGGCACGAGCGACCGGTGCGCCCATTCCCTTTGGTGTCCGGCGGCTGGCGGTGGCTGCACTGGTGGTGGTGGCGCTGCAAATTGCTCTCGGCGGCTGGACGGCTGCCAACTACGCCGCAGTGGTCTGTACCCAGTTGCCGGTCTGTGAAGTGGACTGGGTCAGCAAGTTTGATATCACTGCCTTTGAACCCTGGCAGCCGGGGTTTCAGACCTATCAGTATGGCGTGCTGAATTTTGACCAGCGGGTGTCTATTCATGCGGCGCACCGGATCGGCGCCATGATCACGACGCTGGTGGTGCTGTTGCTGGGCTGGCGGCTGTGGCGAATAGGCTGGCGCCGTCATGCGATGGCAGTGATGCTACTGCTGGCTGTGCAGGCCGGGCTGGGGGTAACCAATGTGCTGGCCAGTCTGCCCTTGCCGGTTGCTGTCGCCCATAACCTCGGCGGATTGTGTTTGTTGCTGGGGATGCTTACGATTTGTCTGGCGTTGTATCGTGCGCGTCCGGTCGTGAGTGAGGAGAGCGCAGCAATTTTGTCTCAATCAACAATGAACCACGACAGGTTAGCCGGGCAAAGATCCGGACAGGGAACTTTGAACGCCATGACGCCGAAGTCGGGCTGA
- a CDS encoding cytochrome c oxidase subunit 3, whose amino-acid sequence MANPYSEHDQSLTPPHEPYYVPSASAWPIVGALALFLIAMGAGATVGGLFGGNGPWILMSGVGLLLLMLVGWFRDVIRESMTGLYSSQMDRSFRQGMSWFIFSEVMFFAAFFGALFYARMIAVPWLGGAGNNAMTHAVLWPEFVAHWPLILTPGGTETQAMEAIGLPFYNTMILLTSSVTVHMAHTALENDNRPRLTLFLLLTVLLGWLFVYLQGVEYIHAYEEMGLTLDSGIYGNTFFMLTGFHGMHVTLGTIILFIVWLRVLKGHFSSEHHFAFQAGAWYWHFVDVVWLGLFIFVYIL is encoded by the coding sequence ATGGCAAATCCTTACTCAGAGCATGATCAGTCCCTGACACCGCCGCATGAACCCTATTATGTGCCCAGCGCCAGTGCCTGGCCGATTGTCGGGGCTCTGGCACTGTTTTTGATTGCCATGGGCGCAGGGGCCACCGTTGGCGGGCTGTTTGGTGGCAATGGTCCCTGGATTCTGATGTCCGGGGTCGGCTTGCTGCTGCTGATGTTGGTGGGCTGGTTCCGCGACGTGATTCGGGAGTCGATGACCGGACTCTACAGCTCCCAGATGGATCGCTCTTTCCGGCAGGGGATGAGCTGGTTCATTTTCTCGGAAGTGATGTTCTTTGCCGCATTTTTCGGCGCGTTGTTTTATGCCCGGATGATTGCCGTGCCCTGGCTGGGCGGGGCGGGCAATAACGCCATGACCCATGCCGTCCTGTGGCCTGAATTTGTCGCACACTGGCCGCTGATTCTGACCCCGGGGGGCACGGAAACGCAGGCCATGGAAGCCATTGGTCTGCCTTTTTACAACACCATGATTCTGCTGACCTCATCTGTCACTGTGCATATGGCCCATACGGCGCTGGAGAACGATAACCGTCCGCGCCTGACCCTGTTCCTGCTGCTGACCGTGTTGCTCGGCTGGCTCTTTGTGTATCTGCAGGGGGTGGAGTACATCCATGCTTACGAAGAGATGGGGCTGACGCTGGATTCCGGGATCTACGGAAACACCTTCTTTATGCTGACCGGCTTTCACGGGATGCACGTAACCCTGGGGACCATCATCCTGTTTATTGTCTGGCTGCGGGTGCTGAAAGGGCACTTTTCCTCGGAACATCACTTCGCATTTCAGGCCGGTGCCTGGTACTGGCATTTTGTGGATGTGGTCTGGTTGGGACTGTTTATCTTTGTGTACATCCTTTAG